One window of the Benincasa hispida cultivar B227 chromosome 3, ASM972705v1, whole genome shotgun sequence genome contains the following:
- the LOC120073987 gene encoding exosome complex component RRP4 homolog isoform X1, with protein MIVQRHVSLLRSIHYCQASTPMCHFGRFCFAESLFEDMRGLQISLNHTQKIRLQRAQERLESLSSKANSDASVIVADTIPLNYEDGVLKGHGTLDLNGEVIATICGVVERVNKLIYVRALRARYKPEVGDIVVGRVTEVAPKRWRLDINYSQDAVLMLSSMNLPDGIQRRRTAVDELNMRSIFEENDVICAEVRGLQHDGLHLQARSQKYGKLERGQLLTVPSYLVKRRKQHFHHLEQYGIDLILGCNGFIWIGEHVDPTEDMMIDDQINKSEQKGPKFEGTFENQVQQRVYTPLETRQNICRTANAIRVLSILGFIMTVEVIMEIVSLSISMNIDVHEMLGSEFCVLTAEKEVERRTSSKKRG; from the exons ATGATTGTACAAAGACATGTTTCTTTGTTGAGAAGTATCCATTACTGTCAAGCTTCCACGCCCATGTGTCATTTTGGACGGTTCTGTTTTGCTGAAAGTCTATTTGAAG ATATGAGAGGTCTACAGATTTCCTTGAATCATACCCAGAAGATTCGGCTTCAAAGAGCTCAAGAAAGGCTCGAGTCTCTTTCTTCGAAGGCCAATTCTGATGCTTCTGTTATAGTTGCTGATACTATTCCTCTCAATTACGAGGATGGTGTCCTCAA GGGACATGGGACCCTTGACTTGAATGGAGAAGTAATTGCCACTATTTGTGGAGTGGTTGAGCGAGTCAATAAGCTTATCTATGTACGTGCTTTACGTGCCAG ATATAAACCGGAGGTTGGTGATATCGTAGTGGGACGTGTTACAGAG GTTGCTCCAAAACGTTGGAGATTGGATATAAACTATAGCCAAGATGCAGTTCTGATGCTTTCTTCGATGAACTTGCCTGATGGTATTCAG aGGAGGCGAACTGCTGTTGACGAACTCAACATGCGGAGtatttttgaagaaaatgatgtcATTTGT GCCGAAGTACGTGGTCTTCAGCATGATGGGCTACACCTTCAAGCAAGAAGCCAGAAGTATGGGAAG CTTGAACGTGGTCAGCTGCTTACAGTTCCATCATATCTAGTAAAGAGACGCAAACAACACTTCCATCATTTGGAGCAATATGGTATTGACCTAATACTTGGATGCAATGGATTTATCTGGATCGGGGAGCATGTTGATCCCACAGAGGATATGATGATAGATGATCAAATTAATAAATCTGAACAAAAGGGTCCAAAATTTGAAGGAACTTTTGAAAACCAAGTGCAACAAAGAGTATATACTCCATTAGAGACACGACAAAACATATGCAGAACTGCAAATGCGATTCGAGTATTGTCTATCTTAGGTTTCATAATGACAGTAGAAGTCATAATGGAAATAGTTAGTCTAAGTATTTCTATGAACATCGATGTGCATGAAATGCTTGGTTCAGAGTTCTGCGTTCTCACGGCAGAAAAAGAGGTCGAACGGCGTACTTCGAGTAAGAAGAGAGGGTGA
- the LOC120073987 gene encoding exosome complex component RRP4 homolog isoform X2, protein MRGLQISLNHTQKIRLQRAQERLESLSSKANSDASVIVADTIPLNYEDGVLKGHGTLDLNGEVIATICGVVERVNKLIYVRALRARYKPEVGDIVVGRVTEVAPKRWRLDINYSQDAVLMLSSMNLPDGIQRRRTAVDELNMRSIFEENDVICAEVRGLQHDGLHLQARSQKYGKLERGQLLTVPSYLVKRRKQHFHHLEQYGIDLILGCNGFIWIGEHVDPTEDMMIDDQINKSEQKGPKFEGTFENQVQQRVYTPLETRQNICRTANAIRVLSILGFIMTVEVIMEIVSLSISMNIDVHEMLGSEFCVLTAEKEVERRTSSKKRG, encoded by the exons ATGAGAGGTCTACAGATTTCCTTGAATCATACCCAGAAGATTCGGCTTCAAAGAGCTCAAGAAAGGCTCGAGTCTCTTTCTTCGAAGGCCAATTCTGATGCTTCTGTTATAGTTGCTGATACTATTCCTCTCAATTACGAGGATGGTGTCCTCAA GGGACATGGGACCCTTGACTTGAATGGAGAAGTAATTGCCACTATTTGTGGAGTGGTTGAGCGAGTCAATAAGCTTATCTATGTACGTGCTTTACGTGCCAG ATATAAACCGGAGGTTGGTGATATCGTAGTGGGACGTGTTACAGAG GTTGCTCCAAAACGTTGGAGATTGGATATAAACTATAGCCAAGATGCAGTTCTGATGCTTTCTTCGATGAACTTGCCTGATGGTATTCAG aGGAGGCGAACTGCTGTTGACGAACTCAACATGCGGAGtatttttgaagaaaatgatgtcATTTGT GCCGAAGTACGTGGTCTTCAGCATGATGGGCTACACCTTCAAGCAAGAAGCCAGAAGTATGGGAAG CTTGAACGTGGTCAGCTGCTTACAGTTCCATCATATCTAGTAAAGAGACGCAAACAACACTTCCATCATTTGGAGCAATATGGTATTGACCTAATACTTGGATGCAATGGATTTATCTGGATCGGGGAGCATGTTGATCCCACAGAGGATATGATGATAGATGATCAAATTAATAAATCTGAACAAAAGGGTCCAAAATTTGAAGGAACTTTTGAAAACCAAGTGCAACAAAGAGTATATACTCCATTAGAGACACGACAAAACATATGCAGAACTGCAAATGCGATTCGAGTATTGTCTATCTTAGGTTTCATAATGACAGTAGAAGTCATAATGGAAATAGTTAGTCTAAGTATTTCTATGAACATCGATGTGCATGAAATGCTTGGTTCAGAGTTCTGCGTTCTCACGGCAGAAAAAGAGGTCGAACGGCGTACTTCGAGTAAGAAGAGAGGGTGA